From Bactrocera oleae isolate idBacOlea1 chromosome 4, idBacOlea1, whole genome shotgun sequence:
AATTGATTGGCTAGTTTCGTTGCTATAAATTCCGTTTCGACAGCCTGAAGTTCAAGTGTGTTCGTGTAATCTGAATCTACATCGTAAAAAATTTGATCTAATGTTAAATCCCTTAAGTATTGTTCAGTCTCATTTGTCCAATCGGCCAAGTCAACTAATTGATCATCCAATTCGGTAGGCTCATCTAGTGAAGGAGTTGTGATATTATCCAATTTAGGCAGATATGGATCTTCGATGAACTCCAAACTGACCGGTTCGGAGTCTGTCATGTTTTCAACAACAATGACAAGGGCAAGCTCATGCGAAAAAAGCAGAGTGAAATTACTATTAAGATGTAATAAGTCGGGATACATGCGGTGTACATATACATGAACAAGCACTGAGCCAAAGTTGCGGAAAAGGTAACAGAACTCAACACACTTTCTCTTTTCTCAGCGATCGTAGTTTATTTGTAATATCacatttcaattattaaaaaaagaaacatttttaattgaagCAGTTTTAGCATGTGGCAACTTTTTTGCTCAGCAATAGCTTTAATATTACTGTTGCTGAACATGAATTGTGTATCAAAGTAAAACACAAAATTGAATTCGGACtgctttactttaattttagccgtatactattttatttagttaatattACTCTTGTTTAACTTCAAACTTAGGTTAACAGAGCGTTGTGTACTCAATCcataatacaattataaattattttgcttATGTTCGTCCGTTGGCGTTCACGGTTAAAATCTAACTGAGTAACAACATATTGCAATAAAAGCAAAGATTGAAGACGTTAGAAAAGACGAAAATATGACTAGAAAAGCGCAAACGTTTCAACaaagcaaaatacaaatttatgtcaGCAACTTCAACAGCTCTTTTCAGTTATCCAACGTTCACAATGTTGTCGCTCAGCGTTACTGCCACTGGTACTGTGGTTTATAAACCGTAATAGCAACTTCATTCAACAAGCGTCCGAATAGAACCAGCCTCTAACCAATCTGTTTAACACATAAGCAAACTTCGGCAACAACAAACCGATGACTCAACCATTAAGCTGAGCAACTACTGTAGCAAACTATAGCAACAGGCAGTATCTAGTATACTAGTGTCATTAGTAATTATTAACAAGAAAGCAGTCTACAAAACATGCGTacgtaagtacatacatataataaccaATAGACGATTGTAAATGAGGagatataaaaagtaataatggtattttataaattacacGCCCCTTCAACATTAATGTTGTTTTTACCTATTTCAATATGATCTTAATTTTGAACGTTTAAATTACAAGTTATGTACAtgttaaaaaaacataaacttcaCATTCTCAGGACATAATCTTAtaaacaagaaaattgacttatttGCTACGCAACTTATGCcatccgtatgtatgtataaagtattattgtaaaatttttgcaataGTACTATTCGAACGGTATAGCCGGATTTACTTGTATGATAAACATGTAACCATACCTTTGCCCAGATAGGTATGCATATTATAGAATTGGATTATCATTCGGCTTTCCTACTTATGTTCTCAACAGTTTTTAATACAACGAcaaatgttattatttattttgatgacGTCgcctaaaataaacaaatccgaCACTCTTAATTTCTTATATACTCTTACTACAATAAGCTATAACTCTTACTATGCCTTTTCGCTATTAAGGCTTTACACTATCAGGTTAAATAAAATGTCAGaaaatacctatatacatatgcatatgccaCGTAGTTGTGGATGTCCTATATTGCTAAATGCTATCAATTCTGTTGATATTGAAACATTGTTGTATATAGAAAATCCAGCTTTATCTTAGAATACCACTGGAGCATGTCGGTAAAACATAGCATATATTTTTACCGTATTGATTTGACCGGTCCAACTCGAGATGACTCACTAGCTTAGGCACATGTATATGGACTAATGTGAATCTTTGCGCGATACTCCGATACATAAGCatacattaattatattatttcaacAGATGTTATAACTTATAGTCCATAGCAAACATATTCATATTTTGCAATGAGAAATTCACTTACGATCTTCCATTTTCGTTGTCACAATTGGAAAATACTACGATGTTTCGTTATGCACGTGAATGATAGGTATACTTTGCTTATAATATTTCTCAGCGAAGATTTCTATGAAAGAAATTTTACTTaacagtaatatttatttttattttcggatTTTCTTCGAAGAAGAATAAATTACTCTTGATAAAAATTAGCTATTTTTCAGCAATCAACGAATAAAACTACTCGCTTGGTTCTCCATTCGTTGTTATAATTCAGTTGAACGAATAAATTAAACAGCTGACTTAGGCCAgagacagagaacgtatattatatataatattaataatatacgttctctgggcTAAGTCAAATTTAAATTCGCCTCGGGTAAAAGTGAATATTTGTAACACAGGGCGTCTTTACCcagaaataaattaagttaataCAGAGAACGTGAAAGAATGTTGTATGTTTTCTGATATTGCTTAGGAGAATCGAGTTATGTGTTTTAATCAAAATCAAACGGCTGATTTaaaacagtaaataaatataaaaaaactctaTTATAAATTGAAACACGGCAAACTTACTGTTATAATATCTATTTTTACGAAttagaatttattataaatatgtatatattttttaattttttggtttatataaaaaatttcagaatttttaattcttcttaCAACGTAAATGAacgtttaaaactattttattatgcATGTTGCTGTTATgtctttttgtttcatttttattagtAAACTCTCTGAGTCTAATCGATTAGAGTAAAATATTATCTGTTAGTTTTAAACACATCTTAAATAAGATAGAGTAATCattatgacatacatatgtatattgtttttcatcaaaaatttggctaaataatatttttctgcaaCCGATTATCACTCATCAATTTAGTACCCTCAAGTATTAAATtcatataagtttgtatttctATTAATggtgtatatataaacaaatgattTTATGCCCTTATAATTAGTAGTGACATTTgctgcctttgttgttgttgactcaAATATTTTAGTGTTTCAAACACCACAGTCATAATTAACATAATATTATGAGATATTCCtccttaaaaattattaacataaaGAAAGAGGAAATCCCAATAATCAACTTTTACTACCTTCTGTTTGGTTATACTTCTAAATCTAATCGCTGTATACGCATTTGCAATTGTTAGTAATGTTATTAtcttacttaatttttattatctatttatatTCAGTGTTGCCTGATAtataggaaaatatatatttatatggatgtatatatttacaaatcgTATGTATAATATGCACATGAGtggattttaaatatatgtacatacatttgtttgttaatatttttattttagtatggttacttaatttaatgtaatttgcAAAGTAACTGATTAGTATTTCATGTATATTTAcgtataaaaaatacatcaggTTTTACTGTTAAATCTTATTTACTAATTATAACAAATAACTGTGCATTGCAAATAATTggggtataaatgaaaatgaattcCAAATAGCagctgtaaataaaaaattacaaacatatagtgatgaaaatttgaaaccaaaaataaaacacaaataaaaattggttttatagttttttttgtttattttaactaacttttccatttttgtttatattcaattaataatataaattttatttatatgtattaaggAGTTCAACGATGTAGTATAACGTGTATGTACGTTTTGTATTtgcaaaacaattaaaaaaatcgttGCTGCTCCTTAACtaagttttgcaaaaaaaaactaacattatttatataattgtgtAAATTGCGTtagaaaaaatcataattataataaatcgcaaaaaatgtaaaactatAAGCCGAAAAATGAAGACTTTAAATTGCACAGGATAAAGTTTGtagtttcatatttttcatgtaCTTTTAATGGATATATTTTTAAGaggtattttttttcaaacacatGTTTGTAAATGACAACATAAAGTGTTTCGTCCTATTaagaaaattacacaaaaaaaggcaaaaaaaaataaaatgtacgtACAACTGAAAAGATTTAGAAAGACGTAATTTTCATTTGGAACTACAAAAAAGACCTCAACAGCATTTCATAGGCTTTAATTTAATGGGTTCTTGCATTTTCAAATGAGTATATAATCGTTTTATACTATAGCATATTACTAtaagagaaaatatatatgttcgtatatatatatatatatgtaaatgattaataatatttaattaaatactttagACATGACAAAATATAATTGCTCAAAAAAGTGTAAGACtttaaattgaaagaaaattgcTATTTACCATATTTATGCTGTCGTATAAATTCTTACGAGTAGCTATTTATGttcatttcaaaaacaaatacaaggaACTTTGGAAAATACCAAGACCATTTGCAATTTTATTCCTACTCTACAATAGTTATTTATtcgtgtacataaatacatcaTCGATATAACTATATGCTCTCGTTGAATCGTTCATTAATAGTATTTcgcaatatgtatatgtgtatatacacaataatacaaaatatttaacgcAAAAATCAGTTAATAGCAAAATGTAGAATTCTTCACTATTGCAAGAGTACAAACAATttcatatgttttaatatgattCAAATTCTTTTATAGTCATTAGAAGTAGAAAAAAAACGAAGATTAATGCATATATCcgaacatacataaattttaacttaacatatatatttcacgCATGCATAAATGCACACAAGAACACACAAATGTGTTtgaaaaaacaattgaaaattcACTTTGTTTTGGGATTTTAGTTTAACGTAAGTTTTTGTGAACACACAAACAACGGTTGACAAGCATGCTGGTGTAATTGGATGGAAAACGTACAATAAGAAGGCGTCGGATAAAAACAGAGGTCAACTCCACACATAACCcacttagaaaaataaaattacattctTTTCCGTACTCGTGTTTGTATGTTAGCAGTTCAAAATGGCCTTTTCATTAGTAGCTTTCAGTAgactaataaaagcaataaattaattatacaatGATGAAACATCTACGACGAAATATTCTCAGATGTATTAATTACGTTTACACGTTCACTGTATAAGCTATTGAATAcgaaacaaaattaactgattatAAGCACATACAAATCAAGTACTTTTAAAACATCACCCTTTTGTCGATAgttatttgttgtaaatatgcCTGTACTAAAAACTTGTTGTATACATCACACATTAAATGGGTTTTAATCTACAAATATGTAGTTACAAGTATCAAGCATATTATATATTCTCATTGATACAATTTGTTTTCGTTGCTGTCTTTTATATGGGATGTAGTTTCCTACTTTACTATTTCATTTCTAGAGATGTTAGAAAGAATACTCAAAATTATAACACATATTTGATTTTAGAACAAAAACGCTATGGACAACCTTTGATTTAACACTCACACGTACATAATTGTATAAATGTGAGCATTTCTGTGTACGTGTTCCAACATTTTCTAGACTTCTTTAAGTTTAAGACTTCACCGTTTGCCTATGTTTTCATGTTTTTAGTTTGTTTTAATGCGTTagcaattttactgtttttttggtggtttttttatatatagtttcGGTTTGgattttactttttcatttagtttttaggCCCCCATGCTGATGTTAAGGGAGTAGCCGCTGGTATAGGGCCTCCAGCTGCGAAATCTGGAAAATCTTCCTGCGACTGAGTATTGGGAGCAGAGCTCTTGCCTTGCTTGTCGTTGGATTTTTCCCACGgtgcatttttaataacaaaaccaTTCTCATTTCCACCAGGTAGGAAGGCCGCCACAGTCTGAGGTTGTGGTGATGGTGGCAAATTGTCCAAGTACTCATTTGTGTAGTCTTCAGCCATATTGAGTATAACTTCCTTAGCATTTTCGACGTCTTCTTCTTTGCCGATAATTGTTACACCATTGGGATTAGTTTGAGCATCATCAGAAGAGGCGAACTTGATATCAACCTGCAAATCCAAAATATGTTGAGAGAAACGAAAATCAAATATTGAGTGTCAAGAACGGAGGTACAGAATCAAATAgggacacaaaaaaaaaacgaaacaattgaaaacaaattaccTTATAATCTTCAATAATCTTGCGAATGGTGCGACCACGAATACCAATAATGTGCGAATGTATGCGTGAATCCACTTCGATGACCTCACGATACAAATCCTGTAAGTCACCGACAATTTCCATAATGGCATCGCGCGCGGCCTCGGTGTTGGCTTTGTAGCCGGTAATTGTAATAATCCGTGGATCGGGATCAGTACGTTTTGGCAACGAAATTTGAACATCGTGATCGGCGCGTAACTTATTGATGACAGCACCACGTCGGCCAATCAATTTCGAATGATATTGGGTATCAACATCAATTTTCAACTCGTAAGAACGAAGCTCACGATCCGCACGGTCTGCTTCGTATTCTTCAATCATTTTGTCTAAAGCTGCCTTGGCTTCTTCTACGTGCACCGGAGTACCGCTGAGTTTTATCAGATCAGACTTCGTTTCGCTGGGCGGCAATTCTATGTGCACATCGTATGTGGACATAAATTGACGAACATTGGCACCTTTGGGACCGATGATTGTGCGATGTAGATCGTAGGGCACCTCGAGCTCCATGACGATCGGTATTAAATCAATCAAAGCCTGCTTAGCTGATTCGCATTTTTCGATACGACCGGTTATGCGAATGATATCACATTCGCGTATAGGTTCGGCATTTTCATCACCGCCTTCATCATTACTGCCATTATTAGTTCCATTTATCAAACCTTCAACGGGATTGGTAGCATCGCGATCGGGGAATTTTATTTGTACATCATGTTCAGAGGTCACTTGTTGTACTTTAAAGCCACGCGCACCCATTATAGTGCGATGTAGTCGCTGTGGAATGACTACCTCAATGGTTACCTGTGCCTCTAAGTCGGCAACTATTTCGGCAATGCGTTGTTTTGCTGCCTCAATACAATCCTTGGGACCCTTCAATGTAACCTTGTCAGAATCGACTCCAGGTCGTGGAAATGAAATCATAACACCACCATTCTCTTCGGCTATGCGATGTAAGATTTCTCCACGTTTTGCAACAAAATGTTTATGGTACTTGGGATCGACAGATATCTCTCCTTCGGTAACTTGATCAATATCTTTAATAATGGCTTCCAATTGCTCTTTGGCGGCCTGCACACTATCCTCTTTGCCGATGATTATTATGACCTCCTTGTCTTCATCTTCATTGGAAGGGAAAATAATGCGTGCACCAGTGGCATCACGAATTTTGCGGATGGAAGCGCCATTTTtaccaattaaaaatttatgatgcTGTTGCTTGGCACGCACTTCAGCGGTGAATGAAGCTAGTTGACGTTCGTTGGCAAGTTCAAGTAATTGGGCTTTAGCTTTTTCCACATCGTCTTTGGGGCCGCGAATTGTCACCTTTTGTTTAGAAACACAAAAGTATTCAAGAGGTTAGTAAATCAAAAGAAATGCCTGTGTGTATACTTTACATCTGAAACTTACCTTGTCACTTTTAGAGTCGCTGGTGGGGAACTTGATGGAAACACCGCCACATTCTTCCATTATAGCTGAAATCAATTTACCGCCTGTTCCAATAATAGAATTATAGAATTTCGGCGCAATTTGGACTTCTTCCGTAACGATGTCAGAAAGCTCATTTTGGATCTTTTGAATTCGTTCCTTGGCATCGAGCACATTTTCTTTCTTTCCTGTGATAACAATCACTTCATTCGTGTCACCCTCCGCTGGCAAATCGATTTTCGTCTGTGTTTCGTCAcgtattttcttaatattagcGCCACCTTTGCCGATCACAAATTTGTGGAACTGTTTAAAGATGGGTACTTCAATGATGTGAGAAGATTcctgaatttccttaacaagtTTCAGCAAATCTTTGTGGCACTTGTCGACATCCTCTTTAGGACCACGTAACTTAACAATGTCCGTATTTTCTTGAGGACTTGGTATGGTAATAGTGACTTGACGATAACGATCCTTGATCTCACGTATCTTCTCACCCTTGGCACCAATTATAGAACGATGTAAACGGCGATCGATGATAACATCCTTCGACTTTTCATTTTCCAGTTTATCGATTTTTTCTTGTAATTCAAGTTGAGCCTGTTGAACGCCATCCTTGGGACCCTCAATACGTATGTTATTTTGACCTTCGCGTTCCTCAATATTTATGTTCACTTTCAGTTCGTCCTTTAAACGGTTTACATTTGCGCCAGCTTTGCCAATGATATGCTTGTAGTAGGATGGGTTGACGGTCATCACCACATACGTATAGTGGTCTAAGTAATTGCGCACAATGTCGTTGATATACGTTGTTGCTTGATCAACACGTTCTGGATCACCCTCTAGTTTGATTTTGTCGTCCAGACAGAAGACATTCACATTGGGGCATTCCTCTTCCAATTGACGCATATTGGCACCTTTGCGACCGATAACATACTTGTGTGTCCAATTAGGTGCTTCGATTTCAACCGATTTCACCGAATTGGCCTTTTGGTAAACAACGGTCAACGCGTTACCTAAAGCCACCTGCGGTCCACGTAATGTTATGGTCTCCAATGGGGAATCCGTCGGTGGCATTTCAACTGAAACTCCAGTGATGCGAAGAATATCCGCCAACGTTGAACCTTTCGGACCGATAACGTAACGATGTTGTGACTTAGCGACTTCTACGCTAACAGTGGAGCATTTCTTTTCCATTTCTTTATAAATGGCTTCCACTTTTGCTTTAGCATTGGCTACGGCATCCTTCTCGCCCGAAATCACAATCTCATCCTTTTGCACCGATTGTGGTGGCACATTGATTTTCGCGCCAGTATCTTCCAGCAACTTGGTAAGGTTTTCATTGTTAGGACCCACAATAAACGGATGATACACTTTTGGTACGGAAGTGCGATCTGAGCATTTCTTATATTGTTCAGCCGACAATTGGCGGATTTCTTGTTCGGCCTTTTCAATACCCTCTTTAGTGCCCAAAATTGTGATATTATCACTTTCCTCCGTTTGAGAGGGAATATTTATACGTGTAGCGGTTACACGCTCTAATTCACGCAAACGCTCACCACGCTTACCCAGAATGACACGATGATGCTCTTTCGGTATCGACACCTGTTTGCTAGCCTGCGTAGAGAAATGCATTAGAATGCGACGACGCGCATCTAAGATTTCACTTTGTTTGCCCTTAATTAGGAAGGTTAGAGATTGATTCTTGCCACTTGCAATCTCAATTTGAGCCCCTGTATCCTTTGAAATTTGCTGACAAATTCGCCTTGATTCCCCTTCACCGAATTTGTCCGATTCAGTAGTTTTTCGCTCCTCGCCAGTAACATGCAACACCTATTGTATCAGAATGTGTATTAATTAATGTGgctgagtatatatatatatattttttttatttatgttcttTCTGTCTTTATGCTAACCTGAGTTTTTTGTGTGGTGGTCACTCGAACACATGATGGAGCAGCGTTACTACTAAGTGGAGCGGCGGTATTTGCTGGCAATGCCGGAAACAAGTCATCATAACTAAATGTTGGTGCTGCATTGCTGGTATTACCGCTGTTGGTGCTTGTCGGCGTAGCGACAGAAGTGGGTGATGATGGCTGCTCGAGCTGGGCCTGTTCCTGTTGGTTGTTGGTGATTGCTTGTTCAACGGTTTctactgtaaaaaaaaaattcaattaaaatatttattgacaatgaaaattaaacatgtttaaattttaatttaatacatacCGTTTGATTCCTCCATCACTGCTGCTTGCATTACTTAAAAAAGAGAAGAGTCCTTTTTCGTTCCAAGTCGTTACAGTACCACTATagaaaagttatttaatttatgttttcagATGTCAATTGAATTCGCACTTTATTTGTAGTTATGCTAAAAATTGTGTATGAAAGTATGCAAATactactatataaaaaaaaaacatggcaTACGGTCTTGCCACATTTGATCGCTCACAGTTACATTCCTAAATTATCTTTTATTCTCTAAGCTTACACCTGCGCTAACGTcagcaattgaaaattaaaaagtattcgTTATCTGGTTATGATCCTTTTGATATCTAATCTTATCAGCCCACCATTTGTAAGTGTAAAACTTCAACTTCTTATGCTTtcaatatagttttaaaaattctactaaaaatttaaagtttcacagactacgaaaaaaaatcataatctACCTTTGTATGTTGTGTACTTTCATTTTTAGAGAAAAGATGATaagcattttatatttattcgtaACTGCTTAGCATTCCCGCATCCACTGCACTGAGGTCCTGACTTTCTAACTGATAAGAGACTATTTCAGATAGCTGACGAAGAAATATATACGTGATTGGACATTAAACAACAACTTTTAAGGTCTAAGAAATTATTGCAGTctttagttaaaataaatttgtatcctgcaaaataataatgaaacccAACATCATCATATTGTTATAAACATCAaggaaaatacttttaaatttttttaattaataatatctgGATTCATAACAACCAACAGCTAAGCGTCAAAAGAcaccaaaaacttcaaaaaaaagaacaaaaaaaatactgctGTGCCCATGACGGTCGAGTCtatgtaaccggaacggacccagatttttatccggccaaggactatcAACTCGGCAGTATTCtgctgttacaacaacaaccaaacataaaaaaatttattgaactaTACGATGGACTTTTAAAATCGCCTAGCAAGGGGGATACAAATAAAATGAAGCTCAGCCAAGAGATTTAACTGGATTTAATCAAACAACACTGAAACCATACTAAATCTATGAACAATGAAACAATATCGAATCTGGAAGACTAACTTTTACTAACAACGGAACCAACATACATAAATGTCGGGCGGGGGGTGAGCTACAGTACATATTTAACTAATTGCTTGAACTAAACCAATATCAAGCAACAACCTTGCACACAGTTCAATTCTTAGATTTCTtgaatttaatgcttttttttatatcgCTTTTTCTCTCTTATTAACTCTTTTTTTAAATGCCGAAAGCCGAACGCCAGCACCTTGCTTAGTCTACATTCTTCTTTCGacaaatcatataaaaatcatGCAATACAGGTATTCGTAAGCGAAATATACAACTATAGAGTAGCAGTTGAGCAACTAACAgcggttaaataaaattaagtcatAGTTGTTGTACTTTCAAGTTGGTACGAAAATGTGTCAAAAGAATGCAGTggagaaataaagaaaaaccgGATAGGATCTACCATCGTCATCGTCGTAACGATACTAGCCGAGCTTTCGTTTAGTTGAAATAGCAGCGTTGTTCCCCGCCGCATCGAAATAAAAACTCCGGTATAACATACTCGTggggtatacatatgtgtatataggtTATTTTAAGTTAACATGTTTCGAGATGATGAGCTCTTTAACTTTCTTTAACAGTTTACTGCTTGAGTATACTCTTACTTACCAACGCTACCAATATCTGCGTTgaataatgtaattaataaaatacttcTGTTACTTAACTCATACTTCGCGTGATTTTTACTTTTCTAAGCTCTTTGGTTTTAGCTTCAGCTAAGGAATTCAGTATTTAAAACAACTAAAACCTCAAGTTGAACTTGTGGTGTGTGAAGCCGTCGTACGTCCACTCCATTGAAATTCACAAAGTTCGTTGTGTAGAAAATACAATGGCTTCGAAAGACAGCTCCTAAGTTTGTATACATCTCATTCACCATTACCAACACTATCAGCAATTTGGCGCTAGCAGCACCGAAAACACATTTTGTCGACGTGTCAGCGCTATTCAACATAATTTAACGAATTTGAAAACTTCTGATCGAAACGATCATGGCAACGATTGTGAGAAGTAAAGTATACCGCAAGTCAGTCAGTGATAGCGCGTGTTATGTTTTTCTTTTCCCCCTCATTCTTTATGCactcaataataatttactttttcgTACTGCTCAATCGTTCCTATAACTTTCATATTTAAACCTTATCACAAAGTTCTTTAGCTTCAATTAAATTGTGTAGTATAGATTACAAGTAGATTGTGAGAAAAGTTAAAAACTACTGTTTTCTCTATTCATTGCATATAACATATAACGTTTATGAAATATgtaattcataaaataaatatacttcaAACCAAAGTActcatattattataaattattacaaacCGTTTTATTTATGCAAACAAATTACGTCGTTCTTTGAATGATAATGTCTCAAAAAATTAACATTCAAAAAGTATCTGGAAAAATTAAAGTAGACGGATATGAGTTGCTTCCAGATAAACCGTCCATAATTTGTGTCTAATTCTATAGAACCTAATTGTGAtgtatattttgatattattaaGAAGTATAACCTATTGCTGTGTAATCTACTAAAATTATGAAAGGAATCGGTTTCCATTATTATCAGCTAAAGGTAAGTCCATTTACATACTTGCACCCATGTTGCCAATATGCCGATGcattcaaatatatgtaagaacatgtatacatatactacatTATTAGGTACTTTCACCACTAAAAGCGGCTTTATAgtattttgtttacaattttagtttttctagCTCTATTTGGCTTAATGGCTCAACATTGTCAAATcatattaagtaaaaaatgagcttcgaacataTGTAGATtcctaataataatatttattggacAAACTTACTGTACTGTAAATTCCAAAAATCCGGCCTATTTAGCTTCTGCTGTAAAATCCAGTTTGTTAACTTGGGTTGTCCTCTACTGAAAATAAATCAAACGATTTGGTTTTACcaagtttattcaaatatttagtgtttataatttttgggcTGAGAAATCTAAATACTTATATAGAAATCTAATGCATAAACTacaatttctttttgttgtgtGAATGTGGCCGTGATTTTTGCATAATGgcatacttttataaaaaatttctttacgcATTTGTTTCATCTAATGctataaacataatatatgtaaattacgATTTATACTGGACACAGCAACAATTGTTCTTCGCGGCATCACGTTCTAGAGCCTATGAATTCAAATGGTTCATAAACTTTTTATCATGCTAAGCCacattgtaggtatgtacatatattatcttGGCTCAGTTTATTTGTGACTTTTATCCTAACTATTATGTCGCgtggcatatttttaaattcttaatgaaATGAGCTTAATATATACAACTGGTACGGTAAAGgtatttgtcaatttttcttGACTGTCAATGCATTTTGGAacataaagtataaaaaaaaacgtgttttCCACAGCATCGTTGACACTTAACGCCAGCGTT
This genomic window contains:
- the Dp1 gene encoding vigilin isoform X1, whose translation is MQAAVMEESNVETVEQAITNNQQEQAQLEQPSSPTSVATPTSTNSGNTSNAAPTFSYDDLFPALPANTAAPLSSNAAPSCVRVTTTQKTQVLHVTGEERKTTESDKFGEGESRRICQQISKDTGAQIEIASGKNQSLTFLIKGKQSEILDARRRILMHFSTQASKQVSIPKEHHRVILGKRGERLRELERVTATRINIPSQTEESDNITILGTKEGIEKAEQEIRQLSAEQYKKCSDRTSVPKVYHPFIVGPNNENLTKLLEDTGAKINVPPQSVQKDEIVISGEKDAVANAKAKVEAIYKEMEKKCSTVSVEVAKSQHRYVIGPKGSTLADILRITGVSVEMPPTDSPLETITLRGPQVALGNALTVVYQKANSVKSVEIEAPNWTHKYVIGRKGANMRQLEEECPNVNVFCLDDKIKLEGDPERVDQATTYINDIVRNYLDHYTYVVMTVNPSYYKHIIGKAGANVNRLKDELKVNINIEEREGQNNIRIEGPKDGVQQAQLELQEKIDKLENEKSKDVIIDRRLHRSIIGAKGEKIREIKDRYRQVTITIPSPQENTDIVKLRGPKEDVDKCHKDLLKLVKEIQESSHIIEVPIFKQFHKFVIGKGGANIKKIRDETQTKIDLPAEGDTNEVIVITGKKENVLDAKERIQKIQNELSDIVTEEVQIAPKFYNSIIGTGGKLISAIMEECGGVSIKFPTSDSKSDKVTIRGPKDDVEKAKAQLLELANERQLASFTAEVRAKQQHHKFLIGKNGASIRKIRDATGARIIFPSNEDEDKEVIIIIGKEDSVQAAKEQLEAIIKDIDQVTEGEISVDPKYHKHFVAKRGEILHRIAEENGGVMISFPRPGVDSDKVTLKGPKDCIEAAKQRIAEIVADLEAQVTIEVVIPQRLHRTIMGARGFKVQQVTSEHDVQIKFPDRDATNPVEGLINGTNNGSNDEGGDENAEPIRECDIIRITGRIEKCESAKQALIDLIPIVMELEVPYDLHRTIIGPKGANVRQFMSTYDVHIELPPSETKSDLIKLSGTPVHVEEAKAALDKMIEEYEADRADRELRSYELKIDVDTQYHSKLIGRRGAVINKLRADHDVQISLPKRTDPDPRIITITGYKANTEAARDAIMEIVGDLQDLYREVIEVDSRIHSHIIGIRGRTIRKIIEDYKVDIKFASSDDAQTNPNGVTIIGKEEDVENAKEVILNMAEDYTNEYLDNLPPSPQPQTVAAFLPGGNENGFVIKNAPWEKSNDKQGKSSAPNTQSQEDFPDFAAGGPIPAATPLTSAWGPKN